Genomic segment of Poecile atricapillus isolate bPoeAtr1 chromosome 25, bPoeAtr1.hap1, whole genome shotgun sequence:
GGGCACATTTCACCCGCTGCTGTGCAAGTGCCCCCactccttccctctgccccttctcctccccacctccccttttcccctgagccccctccaGGTTCCCCAcactcccaaattcccccttttcccccactttttcccTATTCCAAGTGCCACTATAACAAAATCTCGTAACGagcccccccagcagccccccatAATGAACCTCCCTAACGAATACCCCCAACCCCCCCACGCCGGGTGCTCGCTGGAGGAGGCTCATTGCTTTCCACATCAGCCCCAACACAATAATTAAGTGGCCAATTGCTACTTACGGATTCAATGGCACCATGTGCTGATTCCTTCGTGTTTCCCCCCCCGACCCCGCAAATTCAAGCCCACTGGTgatcccagcacccccaaagtGCCCCTATCCCTACCAGCACACCCCAGTATTGGGGTGATGCTGCCTTTCAGGGTTCACTGAGGAGGGGTCCCGAGTGGGGGGTGGCACAGCCCCATGTGGTGTCACGTAATTTGGGGTGaagccagggagctgctgagtctcttccttctcctccctccagCTCTAGGACCACCCTTTTCCTCTGCCCCCTCCAAAAGTCATCCCAGCTCCACTCCACCGTGGAGCCCCCTCCCCATACCGGACACCCCCGCCTTCGTCCCCATCCCGCTTCTCAGggagggagcacagggacacccccatCACCCCGCCCCACACCGCCCTGGCCCGTCCCCCACCCGGGGGCGGTGCTGCAGCCTGAGCCGAGCCGAGCTCAGCTGAGCCGGACTGAGTCGGGCTCTGCTGAGCCGCGCTGGACTGAACCGAGTCGAGCCGGGCTGAGCCGGACTGGGCTGAACCGGGCCGGACTGGGCTGAACCGGGCCGGACTGGCTGAACTGAGCCGAGCAGAGCCCAGCCGAGCAGAGCAGAACTGAGCTGAGCCGGACCGGGCCGAGTCGCACTGGGCTGAGCCGCATCAGGCTGAGCCGCTCGGGCTGAGCCGGATCGGGCTGAGCCGGACCGGGCTGAGTCGCACTGGGCTGAGCCGCATCTGGCTGAGCCGGACCGGGCTGAGCCGGACCGGGCTGAGTCGGACTGGGCTGAGTCGGACTGGGCTGAGCCGGATCGGGCTGAGCCGGATCGGGCTGAGCCGGACCGGGCTGAGTCGGACTGGGCTGAGCCGGGCCGGACTGGGCTGATCTGAACCAGACTGGCTGAACTGAGCCgagccgagctgagctgagccggACCGGGCTGAGTCAGACTGGGCTGAGCCGCATCAGGCTGAGCCGATCGGGCTGAGCCGGACCGGGCTGAGCTAAGCCAGGCTTTGCCGTGCCGGGCAGTGTCGTGCAGAGCCGAGCCGAGCCAAGCGGATCTCAGCCGAGCAGAGCCGGGGCAGGATGCTGCGGTACCTGCTGAAGACGCTGCTGCAGATGAACCTGTTCGCCGACTCGCTGGGAGCCGAAGGCTCCAACTCCTCCTCGCTGCTGCTCGGCATCAATCGCTCCATCGCCGCGCTCCACCTGCCCGATCTCGCCCCCGGTAACGGTACGTGGCTCCCGGTCTTTCTGTCCCCCCGTCCCGCAGTTCCTGCTCCTGGTCCAGCCGGGATGCTGGAATTAGCCCGCagaccccagccccagctgggacGCCACCAGCACCGACACTGGGTACCCAgcctgtccccttgtccccaaACCGGGACCTGCCCCGTGTCCCAGCTCCGGAACTGACCCAATGTCCCCACACCCGTGTCCCCGTCCTGGGaccagctccctgtccccagaccAACTCCCGGGAGTGATGTGGTGTCCTTAGATCGTCTCCACGACCCCAAACTGAGACCAGCTCACTCTCAGTCAGGACTGTCCCGGTGTTCCCAAACCAGTCTTGTGTTCCCAAATCCTGAACTGCAAGCAGCTCCCTGTTCCCAAACTGTCCTGTGTTCCTACATCGATTGCCAGACCACGAGCTGGGACAGACACAGCAACCCCAAATTATCCACATGTCCCCATACCAGTCCCCAGACCCCAAAGCAGGGGCAGCCCAGTGTCCTCAAACAGCCTTCATGTCCCCACATCCATCCCCAGTCTCCAAATCAGGACCAGCCCTGTGTCCTAaagctgtccctgtgtgtccaaACCAACTCCCAGACACAACTAGAAGAGACTCTATGTCTCCAAACCTGTGTCCCCAAGCCAGTCCTCTGGAGCTGGAACTGATTCCGTGTACCCAAACATTCCTAAACCATCCCAGTGTCCTCCAAACAGCTCTGTGCGCCTTTATCCTCCCCATGACCCCTAACTGGGACAGAGTGGGGGTGAAGGAGGGGTGAGGGAGAGGGTGTCTGCTGAATTTTGTCCTCATTTTGAGCTTCTCCTCTCTTTTTCATTCTGTCCCCGCTCCAGCTGGCCCTGGGTGGCTGGTGAGGGGGTGGGGGTGTTCCCAAAGCTCATGGGACCCCCTGCCCCTGTGTAGCCAGCCGGGCACAGGAAGGGGCCTGCCCTGACCCCCTGCTTGTCCCAATTAGTCACCGGGCCAGCTGCGGCCCCCTCAGTCCCTGCTGTGCCCCCCGGGGGTACCCAGTACCCTGCAGCATCGCTTCTGTCCCCATGGCAgccacatcccatccccatGGCAACCCCTTGGGCACCCCAAATTGCAGCCCCCTTATGCCCATATCCTGCCCCAGAGTGTGGGGAACAGGGGGAGGGCGTGTGCGAGTGGGAGATGCACGTGTGTGCtgtgtatgtgcatgtgtgtgtgcatttatGGGCAGTGTGCATGTATGTGTGCATTTATGGGCAGTGTGCATGTGTGCATGCATGTGCATATCTGTACACTGTGCAGGTGTTTGCACATCTGTATTGTctgcatgtgtgtgcatgtgtgtgtaaggACACCCCCCACCTGAATGCATGcacctgtgcaggtgtgtgtgtgtgcatgcacaccCTGCATGAACTCACACACACGTGAATGCATCTGTGCATCTCAGGGCATGCACCCCCCTGCCTGAATGCACacgtgtgcatgtgtgtgtgtgtaaaagtGCAAGCACACCTGTGTGgctgcatgtgtgtgtgtgtgcacccCTGCATGACTGCCCACACTTGTACATGCACCTACATGTGCAATGCACGTGTGTGTAATGCACATGCATTGGGgctttttaaaacttaaaattgTGCATTTTCTGCTGCCCAGAATGACCAGCTCTGCTACAGAAAGTCAGCCCTTGCAGCTGATGGAAAAATCCCTGTTTGGGGAGAATTTAACCTCAACCCCATTTCCTCAGGGATGCCCAGGTGGAAACTGGGTGGAAAAGGTCTTTACTGGGGGCTAAGCTGCTTTATCCCACTGGCCTTGCCTGACACCCTCCCGATCCCAtcttaagctgtgccaagggaaatttaggttggatgttaggaaaaagttttttactgaaagagtgataaagtactggaatgttctgcctggggaggtggtggaatcaccatccctggatgtgtttaaataaagattggatgtggcactcagtgccatggtctagttgaggtggtgttagggcatgggttggactcgatgatcttaaAGGTGTCTTCCAGCCtggtgattctgtggttctgtggctctgtggctctgtgattctgtgattctgtgattctgtggttctgtggctctgtggttctgtgatcctgtgattctgtgattctgtggttccgtgattctgtggctctgtgattctgtgattctgtggctctgtggctctgtggctctgtggttctgtggttctgtgattctgtggctctgtggttctgtgatcctgtggttctgtggctctgtggttctgtgatcctgtggtTTTGTggttctgtggctctgtggttctgtggttctgtggttctgtggttctgtggttctgtggttctgtgatcctgtgattctgtggttctgtgatcctgtgattctgtgattctgtggttctgtgattctgtggctctgtggttctgtggttctgtgattctgtggttctgtggctctgtggctctgcagctctgtgatcctgtgatcctgtgattctgtgattctgtgattctgtgattctgtggttctgtgatcctgtgattctgtggttctgtggctctgtggttctgtgattctgtgattctgtggctctgtggttctgtggctctgtggttctgtgatcctgtgattctgtggttctgtgattctgtggttctgtggttctgtggttctgtggttctgtggctctgtggttctgtgatcctgtgattctgtggttctgtggttctgtggttctgtggttctgtggttctgtggctctgtggttctgtgatcctgtgattgtgtgatcctgtgatcctgtggtgctgctccctccccaggGCACCCACCCTGGGATACCCTGGGCTGGGACCTGGCCACACTTCATCTCTCACCTCTTGCCTTCCAAGCAAAGCAGGTGTGGAACCAGGAAAGCACCACACAATCCAAGGATGCTCAGCccccagtccccatccctgctgatTTTCCTTCAGGATCCCACGGCCAGCTGGAGGACACGGCTCCCCGCATCGTGGAGCACCCCACGGATGTCCTGGTCTCCAAGGGGGAACCGGCCACGCTGAGCTGCAAGGCCGAGGGGCGCCCGGCCCCGGAGGTGGAGTGGTACAAGGACGGGGAGCGGGTGGAGACGGACCGGGAGGATCCCCGCTCGCACCGCACCCTCCTCCCGGGGGGATCCCTCTTCTTCCTCCGGATCCTGCACGGGAGGAGGGGAAAGCCCGACGAGGGGGTTTATGTCTGCGTGGCCAGGAATTACCTGGGCGAGGCCACCAGCCGGAATGCTTCCCTGGAGGTGGCTGGTGAGTCCTGAGAGGGCTGGGAGGATTTGAGGgggtggaaatttggggttcTGGTATCAtccctgagcccagcctgctccagtggcTCCTCCACCGGCTTTCACATTCCCAAGCCTCTGCTGCcaaaggaagagagggaaataaatgaaaataaggggaaaatagaaataagtaaagtgaaaagaaatgaaaataaattcaaaaaaatgagaaatattgaaaattaatGAAACTAAGtggaaacaaattaaaaaaggaaacaagtgaaaataaatgaaagtaaaaGTGAGGAAGTAAGtgaaaatgaatgtaaatagcagaaaagaaattaaaacacagaaaaaaagattaaataaagtgaaaataatggaaagtaagtgaaaatcaatgaaaaaataaagtaagtgCAAATTagtgaaaagaaattatgaaaaaaagtgaaaataattggaaataaatgaaaagaagtgaaaattactgaaatgaaagaaaatgcatgtaaataacagaaaataaattaagaaatggaaaaaaaagacaaattaaataataaaagtgAGAATAACTGAAAGTAAGTGAAAatcaatgaaaaaataaagtaagtgCAAATTAgtgaaaaagaagtgaaaattactgaaatgagagaaaatggatgtaaataaaagaaaataaattaagaaatggaaaaaagataaattaaataacaaaagtgaaaataacTGAAAGTAAGTGAAAatcaatgaaaaaataaagtaagtgCAAATTAGTGAAGAGAAATTatgaagaaactgaaaagaaTTGTACAtaaaagaagtgaaaattactgaaaatgagtgaaaacaagtgaaaacacggtaaaagaaatgaaaagaagtgaatttgaaaaatggaaataaatgagaaCAAATGAAATCTagtcaaatcaaatcaaatcaatgAAGATCAATTCAAATCTGTTAAAGCCAATCCAGAAGCTGCCGCAGGTGCTGTGCCCAGCCCGGGGGTGCGGGGTTGGGGAGCTGAGGCCGCGGTGTCCCCGCAGTGCTGCGGGACGATTTTCGGCAGCCCCCGGGGGATGTGGTGGTGGCCGCGGGAGAACCGGcagtgctggagtgtgtcccaCCCCGAGGGCACCCCGAGCCCAGCGTCTCGTGGAAGAAAAACGGAGTCCGGGTCAGCGACAAGGACGAGCGCCTGACGGTGAGGGGTGGGGactcagagctgggctggatgcACGGGAGATGGGGAATGCTGTAGGGATACGGGATGCGATGGGGATGGGGGTGTGATGTGGGTGTGGGTGCAGCGAGGGTGAGGGATTCAGTGAGGATCTGGAATGAGATGGGGATGTAGGATGGGATACGGATATGGGATGCAGCAGAGATTTGGGATGTAATGGAAAGATGGGATGTGATGACAGTGTGGGTGCAATGGGGATGTGAGATGCAATGAGGATACAGGATGTGATGGGGATGCAGAATGCAGTCAGGGTGAGAGATGCAAtgaggatttgggatgcagtgggatatgagATGCAACAGAGATGCAATGGTGATGCAGAATatgagggggtgggggaggtgATGTGTGCATGTATGCAATGAGGATTTGGGATGTCAAGGAGATACAGGATGCAATGGGGGGTAGGATGCAGTGGGGATATAGGATGTGGTGAGGATGCAGGATACAGTGTGAATGTGGGATACAGTGTGGATGTGGAATGTGATGGGGATGTGGGATGAGCTCTCCCTCCTGCAGATCCGTGGTGGGAAGCTGATGGTGGCCAGCACTCACAAGAGCGATGCTGGCGTCTATGTCTGCGTGGCCACCAACGTGGTGGGGGAGAGGGACAGCGAGCCGGCCGAGCTGGTCGTCTTTGGTGCGTGGAGATTTAATTTTTGGGGTGTGACACCCAATTTTTGGGGAGGTGGGTGCTCTCCTGGTGAGACTGATGGCCACCCTGCAGAGCGCCCAGCATTTGTCCAGAGGCCCCAGAACCAGGTGGTGCTGGTGGAGGGGACGGCGGTGTTTGCCTGTGAAGCGGTGGGGGATCCGCAGCCGGCGGCACGCTGGCGCAAGGAGGAGGGTGAAATGCCACTGGGAAGGTGAGTAGGGGTGAAGGGGGTGGCTCAGGGCTGCCAAGGCCAGCCAGGGTTCTGTGGTGCAGCTGGGAGGCATCAGCGTGTGCCAGCCTGGTGTGCTTGGAGCACCTGACATCCTCATGGCATCAAGTAATTGCATCCCATAACCCTGGAGCATCCTTCATCCTCAGCACATCCTGCATCCCTATTGCATTCCACATTCCCATTGTGTCACAACCCCATCACATTCCACATCCCCCTTTGCATCTCTAATCCTCATTGCGTCCTGCATCTTCTTTGCATCCCACATTCTTAttgcatcccaaatcccaatcaCATTCCACATCTCCCTCACCTTTCACATCCCCATCGCATCTTCCATTTTCCTGCAGCCCAGATTTCCACTGTACTCATCACATCCCACATTCCCGTCACATCCTGCATCCTCACTACATCCCAACCCCATGGCACCTCCCTGGTGCCCCAGCACACTGCTGGTGCCAGAGCCTCGCGGGGTTCCCCCCAGGTGGGAGGTGCTGCCAGACAACACCCTGCGGATCAGCCGGCTGCAGGTGGAGGATGAGGGCACCTACACCTGCGTGGCTGATAACAGCGTGGGCAGGTCGGAGGCATCGGGCACCCTCACTGTGCATGGTAAGGGGGACCCTGGGGAGCCCCCTTGGGTGCTGGTGGGGTGCCCAGACAAGCCCTTGTCTCTCCCCACACTGCTGCAGTGCCCCCCCAGCTTGTCATCGGACCCCATGACCAAGCTGTCACCCCTGGCCAGAGTGTgactttccagtgccagagcaAGGGCAACCCACCACCCGCTGTCTTTTGGCAGAAGGAGGGGAGCCAGGTCTGTCTCCTTCCATCATCCTTGATCCCAGGCCCAATCATAGCCCCATCCTCATTCCAATCCCATCACCATTTCCATTCCATCTTGTCCCCATTATCATCATAATCCCCATTCCAattcccaccccatccccatccccatctcaTCTCCATCCCAATCTCATCCCATCTCAACCTCACACCAGTACCAATCCTCCTCCCTACCTGTCCTCATCACCATCCCATCAGAGTCCCTATtacatccctgtccccattccttTCCCATCACAGTCCCCATCATATttcatcccttcccatccccatcctcatccctgtccccaatctcattcccactcccaccccTAACCCTCATCTCAACCCCTGCTTCCCATCCTCCCCTTCCTTCATCCCCTCACTAATCCCGCTCCCTCTCAGACCCTGCTGTTCCCGGGCCAGCCCCCAATCCCTTTGGGCCGTGTTTGGGTGAGCTCCAGTGGTGCTTTGACCATCGTCAACGTCCAGCCCAGTGATGGTGGCCACTACCTGTGCCAGGCTATCAGCGTGGCCGGCAGTGTCCTGGCCAGGGCCGGCCTGGAGGTGACAGGGGGTAAGTCCAGGGCCAGTGGAGAGCTGACACAGTCAGTGCATGAGTGACACCCACCCCACCACCCAGAATTTCCCACTTTCCTCCCTGTAGCACCCACTGGACTCCACCCACCGGTGATCAGCCTGCTTCCCGCTAACCAGACAGTGCTGCCAGTGGGGGCCACAGTGCGGCTGCCGTGTGGAGAGGGGGCCCATGACCCCCCAGGCAGCGTGGGGTGGCTGAAGGATGGCAGTGCCCTGGTAGGTGCCCAGCCCCGTGCCAGCCTGCTGGAGAACGGCACCCTGCAGATCACCGGCCTCCGGGTGAGCCGGCCCCGGCAGGGGCACCCGTGGGACACCGCAGGGAGGGAGGGGCGGTGGCTGCGAGGGGTGGAGCAAAGGGAGATGGATGATCATGGTGGTGGTACAAGCAGTGCTGGGGCTCAGGGTGGTGGGTACAAAGCGTGGGGGGTGCTCAGGGTGGGGGGTGCCGAGGTGATGGGTGCTCAGGGTGATGGGGCAGGAGCTCTTCCCCCTGCAGGTGAAAGACTCCGGGCTCTACGAGTGCGTGGCCAGCAGCCCAGCGGGCGAGACACGCTGGGGCATCTCCTTGGAGGTACAAGGTGGGTCATGGAGATGCCACTGCAGCGGGAACACCATGGCACTGGGAACAAAGCCACCCCAGACCTCCATGCATCTCCCTGCAGGTGATGAATCCGACCTctccctgccttcccctgcACCCGGTCTCCTCCCTGGGCCACCCTCCACCCCTGTGGTCACCAACGTTACCAAAAGCAGTGTCACCCTGAGCTGGAAAGGGAGCAAGGACAGTGGTGCCACCGATGTCACCTCTTACATAGTGGAGGCTTTCAGGTATCACACAAGcctcttctctggctgcaggGATGATGTGGTGGCCTGATAGCACCCTGTCACGAgtcacccctgtcccctggcagcCAGGCAGCGGGTGGCCCGTGGCAGACAGTGGCAGCCGATGTGGAGGGTGAGAGCCACACAGTGACCGGCCTTGTCCCTGACACTGTCTACCTGTTCTTGGTGCGGGCGGTCAATGCCTACGGGCTCAGTGACCCCAGCGGCATCTCAGAGCCTGTGCGCACCCAAGGTGAGACCCAGCAGTGACATCAGTGGAGGTGCCCACAAACCCCCCACCCTTGGGTCCATCTCCACTTGGTGACACCAATGGAGGTGCCTGTGCACCCAAAATCTTTGGGTCCATCCTTGCCCCGTGATGCCAATGGAGTTTCCCATGGACCTGCCATGGGTATGTGCTGTCACCATGGCTCCTTCACTTGGTGACACCAGTGGAGATATGCATGGACCCTCCACCCTCTCATGTTTCCAGCAGATGCCAATCCCATGCAGCAAGGGCTGGATCCTGAGcaggtgcagcaggagctggcacaaGTGGCTGTGCACCTGAAGGAACCTGTGGTGCTGCCACTGGGCACCGTCCACCTCTCCTGGACCGTGAGTGCTGAGCCTCCCTACTGGTACAGGGCTCTCGGTGTTGATcatcccccatcccacccttCCCTCGGGTCCTCAGGTGGAGCACCAGGCACCGTTCCTTCAGGGCTACCGGGTGCTGTACCGGCAGCGCGGCGGGCGCTGGGAGGAGGCACGGATGGTGTGGGCACCGGGGGAGCGGGGGGCCCTGCTCACCGAGCTGCTCCGGGGCCAGGACTACGAGGTTAAGGTTCGACCCTATTTTCAACACCTCCATGGTCCTGACAGTGCTGTGCGAGCTTTGCGCACCCCCGAAGCGGGTGAGTGTAGGGATGGAGGGGATGGTGTgggtccctggggacagcctggcgGTGATACCCCATGTGTCCTCCACCGGCAGCCCCCAGTGCCCCGCCACGAGCTGTCAGTGTGGCTGGGAATGGTACCAGTGTCCGCATCTCGTGGCAGCCACCTCCTCTGGCAGAGCAGAATGGTGTCATCCGTGATTACCGGGTAAgtgtggacagcagcagggacgTGGCAGGTCCACTCTGTCCACTCATGACACCATGCCATGGTGTCCTTATGGGTGTTCCCCATCTTTTCCTCCTGGTCCCCACCAGATTTGGTGCTTGGGCAATGAGAGCCGCTTCCACATCAACCAGAGCGTGGAGGGGACGGTGCTGGCGACAGTGCTGCAGGGACTCGTCCCTGGTGTCCCTTACCGTGCTGAAGTTGCCGCTGCCACCAGTGCTGGTGTGGGCACCCGCAgtgcccctgtccccatccaCATCGGTGAGTTCCTCATTGTCACAAGTTCCTCCCATGGGTGGGGCAGGGTGGGGTcaccctgcagtgctggggatggcTCCTTGGCACCTCGCCCGTGTGTCCCTCTCTCCCGTGTCACTTGCAGCCCCCCTGGTGGAGCGAGATGCGAGGCCAGCGGGCGGGAGCAGCTTGGCTGAGCATTTAGCAGAGGTAGCCAGGCAGCCAGCCTTCATTGCCGGCGTTGGTGGTGCTTGCTGGGTCATTCTCGCTGCCTTTGCTGCTTGGCTCTACAGCCGCCGCCGGAGGAAGAAGGAGCTCAGCCACTTCACCGGTACAGGAGGGTGctacccctgggacccctcacCCCTCACCCCTCTCCCATAAGCCACCCACTGTCCTTCTCTTTACAGCATCCTTTGCCTACACACCCACCGGTAAGCCCCTAAGTGCTGCGGGGTCCCAGTACGGCCTCTCGCTGCCCTCACCCCCATCTCTTTCCACAGTTGCCTTCCCGGCTCCAGTGCGCAGCAACCCCAGGTAACCCCCCCGGcatcccctgccctccccaggagccccagggctgcccaccAGCATTCCTTCACCCCATCCTCTTGCAGGGCAGCTGCCAGTGGTGGTTACCCGTGGCTGGTGGATGCGTGGCGTGGCGGcagcacagccagtgctgcCGGTTGTTTGGGGGCCACTGAAAGATACTACAATGGTGAGGGGTCAGCATGGGGCTGGGTGGCTCTGATTGAGGGGATCATGATCAGCCCTGATGATGCTCCCCACCCTCTGCAGATGCCGGCATCACTCGGTACATCGCTCAGACGGAGCAGTTCGGAGCGGGGGCTGGCGAGGGGCCGGTTTACAGCACCATCGACGTTGACAGTGAGGAGCTCTGCACATTCCCCCGTCCCTTCTCACAGTATGGGACCCCCTACCCTGGGGGGAGTTCCCAGCCAATGGATGCTGCAGCCTCCCAGGTGCCCCGTGGCCGGGCTGAGCACGGTAGGGTGGTCGGATGGGTGGGGGCACACATGGGTGCTCGTGGTGCGGtgccctccccacagcccccccagCATCCCTCCTTGGCACAGGGACCAAAGCAAAGCTGGGGCAAGCAGTGAAACCACCGGTGGTGAgctggacagagctgctgcccccACCACCCTCAGCCAGTGAGCTCAGCCAGTGCgcccaggaggaggagaaggaggaggaagaggaggatgaagaggaagatgcAGCTGGAGGGTGAGTATGGGGGCTTGGGGGCTGGGCATGCTGCCCCCAGCACCTACCCTGTGGTCTCCACCCTGCAGGTTGGGGATGGAGGTGTGGTACCGTGGTGAGGACATGCCCTGTGCCACTGCTGCATCCTCACCCACCACCTCGTCCGGCTGCCGTTCCACCGCCACGCTGACACCATCGCCTCGCACCACGGAGGACATCCCTCGCCTCCGCGACTTCGATAGCTCCCTCCTGTCCTGGTAGGAGATGGGCCTTGCTTGGTATGGCCGTGCCATTGGGGTCTGGATGTCCCATTGGGGTCCAGATGTCCCATCAAGGTCCAGATGT
This window contains:
- the ROBO3 gene encoding roundabout homolog 3 yields the protein MLRYLLKTLLQMNLFADSLGAEGSNSSSLLLGINRSIAALHLPDLAPGNGSHGQLEDTAPRIVEHPTDVLVSKGEPATLSCKAEGRPAPEVEWYKDGERVETDREDPRSHRTLLPGGSLFFLRILHGRRGKPDEGVYVCVARNYLGEATSRNASLEVAVLRDDFRQPPGDVVVAAGEPAVLECVPPRGHPEPSVSWKKNGVRVSDKDERLTIRGGKLMVASTHKSDAGVYVCVATNVVGERDSEPAELVVFERPAFVQRPQNQVVLVEGTAVFACEAVGDPQPAARWRKEEGEMPLGRWEVLPDNTLRISRLQVEDEGTYTCVADNSVGRSEASGTLTVHVPPQLVIGPHDQAVTPGQSVTFQCQSKGNPPPAVFWQKEGSQTLLFPGQPPIPLGRVWVSSSGALTIVNVQPSDGGHYLCQAISVAGSVLARAGLEVTGAPTGLHPPVISLLPANQTVLPVGATVRLPCGEGAHDPPGSVGWLKDGSALVGAQPRASLLENGTLQITGLRVKDSGLYECVASSPAGETRWGISLEVQGDESDLSLPSPAPGLLPGPPSTPVVTNVTKSSVTLSWKGSKDSGATDVTSYIVEAFSQAAGGPWQTVAADVEGESHTVTGLVPDTVYLFLVRAVNAYGLSDPSGISEPVRTQADANPMQQGLDPEQVQQELAQVAVHLKEPVVLPLGTVHLSWTVEHQAPFLQGYRVLYRQRGGRWEEARMVWAPGERGALLTELLRGQDYEVKVRPYFQHLHGPDSAVRALRTPEAAPSAPPRAVSVAGNGTSVRISWQPPPLAEQNGVIRDYRIWCLGNESRFHINQSVEGTVLATVLQGLVPGVPYRAEVAAATSAGVGTRSAPVPIHIAPLVERDARPAGGSSLAEHLAEVARQPAFIAGVGGACWVILAAFAAWLYSRRRRKKELSHFTASFAYTPTGKPLSAAGSQYGLSLPSPPSLSTVAFPAPVRSNPSGGYPWLVDAWRGGSTASAAGCLGATERYYNDAGITRYIAQTEQFGAGAGEGPVYSTIDVDSEELCTFPRPFSQYGTPYPGGSSQPMDAAASQVPRGRAEHGRVLGQAVKPPVVSWTELLPPPPSASELSQCAQEEEKEEEEEDEEEDAAGGLGMEVWYRGEDMPCATAASSPTTSSGCRSTATLTPSPRTTEDIPRLRDFDSSLLSWRHPPGVSTPPQAPSPSVTPDASEGHPPRARCPPGTGKTRGVISKSRLKPKCSRYRREKQMGELPPPPLPPPGESPGPAAELEPSGAERRVPARPARGDEVIPYSKASCVPRGQVSGSCSTTGSVSSRGSSSSRGHGSGRSRTPGDRGEGTGHCRRPGAPIPCPPQEKR